The following is a genomic window from Amycolatopsis australiensis.
CGAAGACGCGGGCGCGATCGAAGGGCGGCTGCTCGACTCGTTCGTGCCCCACGCCTGCGCGCGTGTCCCGGAGCCGCCGGGGCGGAACCCGAAGACCAACCAGCCCGTCGGGGCGGTACACCGCGGCGCAGGCCGTCCGCTGGCTGGGTTTCCTGGCCCGGCACCTGGAGCGGGCGCGCAGCCGCGACCCGGCCTGGTGGCAGCTGTACCGCGCGGTGCCCGTCCGTACCCGGGCCGGGCTGGTGGGCCCTGCTGGTCGCGGCGTTCTTCGTCGCCACCGGCTGGGTCGACGACGGGCCGGCGCCGGCCGCGATCTACGGCTTGTCGTTCGGCGGCGCCGCCTTCCTGACGCACCGCTTCGGGCGCCCGCCCGAGCCGCTGCGCACGGAAGTCCGCTTCGCCGGGGCCGCGCGGAAGTTCGCCGGCCGGTTCGCCGCCGGCGCCGCCGCCGGCGTCCTGCTCGGGCTGGGCTGGTCGCTGGCCGCGGGCCTGGTCGTCCTGCTGGCGCTGGTGTTCGGGCTGGTGTTCGCGGTGCACGTGTGGCTGGCGAAGCCGGTCGCCGCCAGCCGCGTGTCCAGCCCGGGGACGATCCTGCGCAACGAGCGGACCGGCGCGGTCGCGCTGGCCGTGTCGTTCATGGTGTTGCTGGGCCTGTTCGACGGGATGGCGTTCGCGTTCACCGCCCAGACGCGGTTCCTGCCGGTGCTGGGCGGCCGCTACGACCTGGCGCTGGCCGTCGCGGCCGGGCCGGCGGGCGCGCTGTTCGGGTTCTTCATGGCCCGCGGCGTCGCCGCGGTGTGCTACGGGCTGGCGGGCGCGATCGCCGGCGGCCAGGTGTTCCCGCCGGCGACGGACCCGGTGCTGCCGTTCGTGGTGGGCGTGTGCTTCGGCGGCGGCATCGGGCTGGCGGTGCTGGTGACGCGCGCCCGGGGCAGCTACTTCGTCCACCACGCGTGGCTCGCCGTGACGGGCCGCCTGCCGTGGCGTCTGATGCACTTCCTGGACGACGCCCACCGCCGCGGCGTCCTGCGGCAGGCCGGTGGCGTGTACCAGTTCCGCCACGCCAGCGTGCAGGAGCGGCTGGCGGAGGTCACGTCCGGGTCGTGACGGCGTGCACCGCTGCCGCGACCACGCGGAGCGTGGCCATCGGGTCGTCGCCGAGCGGGTAGACGCCGACGTGGTCCGCGCCGGCGTCCCGGTGGGCCAGCAGCCGCGCCGCGACGGTTTCCGGGTCGCCGTGGGCCACCAGTGCGTCGATGAGCCGGTCGCTGCCCGTGCCGGCGAGGTCGGCTTCGGTGAAGCCGAGCCGGCGGAGATTGCCCGCGTAGTTGGCCACGCCCAGCGCCGTCCCGGGCGGGGCGGACCGGGCCACCGCGCGGGCCCGCCCGGCGTCCGGCTCGACGAGCGCGAAGTGGCCGGGCAGCACGAGCTTGCCCGCGCCGAGGATCGCGCGCGCCCGGCGGGTGTGCTCCGGGGTCACCAGGCACGGGACGGTGCCGGCGGTCCGGTCGCGGGCCAGCCGCAGCATCCGCGGCCCGAGCGCGGCCACCACCACCCGCTCGGCCGGCACGCCCGCGCGGGTCAACTGGTCCACATAGGACAGCAGCGTGTCGTGGGGCGAGGCGTATTCGGCGTGGACCTCGCGGTGCCCGATGCCGACGCCCAGCAGGAACCGGCCGGGATGCCGGGCCTCGATGCGGTGGTAGGACGCGGCGACGGTGTCCGCGGCGGCGGTCCACACGTTCACCACGCTCGTCCCGACGGCCGGCCGGGTGGTGGCGTCGAGCACCCGCTCCGCGAGGCCGAGGTCGGCCGGCGGCGAGGCGTCCAGCCAGAGGGTGCCGTAGCCGGCCCGTTCCAGTTCCGCCGCGCGGCCGGGGGTGACTTCGTGCTCGCGCAGGTGGGCGCCGAGCAGGCCGAGATCGATCGTCATGCCCCGACTCCAGCACCGCGCCCGCCCGCGAACCAGCGTCAACGCCGACGCGCAGCGATACCCTGACGGCATCGTCACAGGGGAGGGCCGGTGGAACTACGGACGTTGCGGTACTTCGTCATGGTCGCCGACGAGCTGCACTTCGGCCGCGCCGCCGAGCGGCTGCACATCGCACAGCCCGCGGTGAGCAGGCAGATCGCGCGGCTCGAGCGCGAGCTGGGGGTCCGGCTGTTCGACCGCACGCCCCGACGGGTCGGGCTGACCGCGGCCGGGCACCGGGTGCTCGACGCCGCGCGGGAGGCGCTCGCGGCCGCCGACCGGGTCCGGGTCGTGGCGCGCGAACAGGCGGGCGTGCTGCGCATCGGCACGGGAACCGGGCAGTTCACCGCCCGCCTGGAACGCGGGATCGACGCGTTGCGCGAGCAGGCACCGGCGTTCGACGTCGTGCTCGTCGACCTGCCGCCGGCCGCGCGCCTGAACGCCCTGCGGCAGGGCGAACTCGATCTGGCGCTGGTGCGGGGCGTGCGGGCGGCACCGGGGGTGCGGGTGCTGCCGAGCTGGACCGAGCCGCTGTTCGCCGTCGTGTCCGCGCGGCACGCCGCCGCCGGGCGGGCCGCGGTCGGGGTCGCCGAGCTGGCCGGCGGGCCCCTGCGGGCCGCTCCGGACCCCGCGGTGGTCACGGCGCTGCAGGAGGCCGGCGTCGCGGTGGTGCCGGCACGCGGGGCCGCGACGGTCCAGGACACGATCGTCGAGGTCGGCTCCGACCCGCGCAGCTGGACGGTGCTGGCCGCCGACCAGGTGGCCGAGATCCGGTCCACCCGGGTGCGCGCGATCCCGCTGGACCCGCGGACGACGGTCACCGGCAGCGTGGCCGTCCCGGACGACCTGCCGCGTCCCTGCGCGGCGGCCCACCGGGCGGCGTTCGGCGACTGAGGTCACGGTCCGCGGTGGTTAGCCCGTGCGGGTTACCTCATCCGGCGGTCTGCCCGTCTTCCGGCGTCACGGCCGGCGACGAGCGAGGTCGCACCCCCGAGACGAGGACCGCGACGAGGAGCCGGGGAGGCGCAGTGGGCGATCGGAACCACGTCGACCGCGCCGTGAAGCGGCTTCGCAGCCGTTGGCGGATCGCGAGCATCACCAGCGGCTGGCGGTTCCCGAGTGACTGGGCGGTGCCCGAAGTGGACACCGTGTGCGGCTGCGCGCTC
Proteins encoded in this region:
- a CDS encoding TIGR03620 family F420-dependent LLM class oxidoreductase; the protein is MTIDLGLLGAHLREHEVTPGRAAELERAGYGTLWLDASPPADLGLAERVLDATTRPAVGTSVVNVWTAAADTVAASYHRIEARHPGRFLLGVGIGHREVHAEYASPHDTLLSYVDQLTRAGVPAERVVVAALGPRMLRLARDRTAGTVPCLVTPEHTRRARAILGAGKLVLPGHFALVEPDAGRARAVARSAPPGTALGVANYAGNLRRLGFTEADLAGTGSDRLIDALVAHGDPETVAARLLAHRDAGADHVGVYPLGDDPMATLRVVAAAVHAVTTRT
- a CDS encoding LysR family transcriptional regulator produces the protein MELRTLRYFVMVADELHFGRAAERLHIAQPAVSRQIARLERELGVRLFDRTPRRVGLTAAGHRVLDAAREALAAADRVRVVAREQAGVLRIGTGTGQFTARLERGIDALREQAPAFDVVLVDLPPAARLNALRQGELDLALVRGVRAAPGVRVLPSWTEPLFAVVSARHAAAGRAAVGVAELAGGPLRAAPDPAVVTALQEAGVAVVPARGAATVQDTIVEVGSDPRSWTVLAADQVAEIRSTRVRAIPLDPRTTVTGSVAVPDDLPRPCAAAHRAAFGD